One region of Metallosphaera sedula DSM 5348 genomic DNA includes:
- a CDS encoding TrpB-like pyridoxal phosphate-dependent enzyme, whose protein sequence is MANSEEIIPSYWYNIIPDLPKPLPPPRDPPDAEFSRIDLLRKIMPSEVLRQQFTVERFVPIPKEVREAYINIGRPTPLVRARRLEEFLNTPAKIYFKYEGATPTGSHKINTALPQAYFSMKEGVDHLVTETGAGQWGTAVALSARMYGLNSTIFMVKVSYEQKPQRRTIMQLYGARVFASPTSHTEYGKKVLNENPNHPGSLGIAMSEAIEYALSNGYKYLVGSVLDVVVLHQSVIGLEAMKQLQELDEEPDVLVGCVGGGSNFGGFTFPFIGSKKGSKYIAVGSYEIPKFSKGAYNYDFPDSAGLLPLVKMITLGRDYVPPPIYSGGLRYHGAAPSLSMLIKEGIVDWREYNEKEIFEAAQIFLQTQGIVPAPESSHAIRAVIEEAREAKIKNEKKVIVFNLSGHGLLDLPNYESMMKRIGQD, encoded by the coding sequence ATGGCAAATAGTGAGGAAATAATACCAAGCTATTGGTATAACATAATACCCGATTTACCCAAACCTTTACCTCCTCCTAGGGATCCCCCAGACGCGGAGTTCTCTAGGATTGACCTTTTGAGAAAAATAATGCCCAGTGAGGTTCTAAGACAGCAGTTTACAGTGGAGAGGTTTGTTCCAATTCCTAAAGAAGTAAGGGAGGCTTACATCAATATAGGCAGACCTACGCCTTTAGTCAGAGCTAGAAGGCTTGAGGAATTCCTGAACACTCCGGCTAAAATATATTTCAAGTATGAAGGGGCAACTCCCACTGGTTCCCATAAGATAAACACAGCCCTACCGCAGGCTTACTTTTCCATGAAGGAGGGAGTGGACCACCTGGTCACTGAGACTGGGGCTGGCCAATGGGGAACAGCTGTAGCTCTATCTGCGAGAATGTATGGACTAAATTCCACCATTTTCATGGTAAAGGTGAGTTACGAACAGAAACCGCAAAGGAGAACCATCATGCAATTGTATGGCGCACGAGTTTTCGCCAGCCCTACCTCGCATACCGAGTACGGCAAGAAGGTTCTAAACGAGAACCCGAATCATCCAGGTTCCCTCGGAATAGCCATGAGCGAGGCAATAGAGTACGCTCTCTCCAACGGCTATAAGTATCTCGTCGGGAGCGTGTTAGATGTTGTGGTGTTACATCAAAGCGTAATAGGGCTTGAGGCTATGAAGCAGTTGCAGGAACTAGACGAGGAACCAGACGTGTTAGTGGGCTGTGTGGGAGGAGGGAGTAACTTTGGAGGCTTTACCTTCCCGTTCATCGGGTCCAAGAAGGGATCGAAGTACATTGCAGTTGGATCTTACGAGATACCAAAGTTCAGTAAGGGGGCCTATAACTACGATTTCCCAGACAGTGCTGGGCTGTTACCCCTTGTCAAGATGATTACCCTAGGAAGGGATTACGTACCTCCACCAATATATTCGGGTGGGCTCAGATATCACGGGGCCGCGCCCTCCCTAAGTATGTTGATCAAGGAAGGGATAGTGGATTGGAGGGAGTACAATGAGAAGGAGATATTCGAAGCAGCTCAAATATTCCTTCAAACCCAAGGAATAGTTCCAGCACCAGAATCCTCTCATGCAATTAGGGCAGTGATAGAGGAGGCACGCGAGGCCAAGATCAAGAACGAGAAAAAGGTGATCGTATTCAACCTGAGTGGTCATGGATTACTGGATCTACCTAACTACGAGTCTATGATGAAGAGGATTGGTCAAGATTGA
- a CDS encoding inositol-3-phosphate synthase, producing MIKIAIAGLGNCASMLVQGIEYYRKMGENYFDGLITPIIGGYKVTDIKVVAAFDVSVNKIGKDVAEAIFEKPNITPRIVEMDKLGVEVSPGPVLDGVAPHMMNVFNPSSEGKIESVVDELKSSGADLLVNMLPVGSEMASRAYARASLEARIGFVNAIPVFIASDPTGEFPRRFRELGLPIAGDDVKGQVGATIFHRAITSLFRLRGVKVEETYQLNVGGNTDFLNMKTEERLHSKRISKTKAVTSTLDNEQEIETQGRIRIGPSDYVPFLGNTKVAYIYVNGSGFAGRPVKVEATLEVDDKANCASVLVDVIRAVKLAKDRGIGGPLNEVSAFYFKHPPKQAKDDEEAYLWFKKFIEM from the coding sequence ATGATCAAGATAGCAATCGCTGGCCTTGGAAATTGTGCATCCATGCTTGTGCAAGGAATAGAATACTACAGGAAAATGGGCGAGAATTACTTTGATGGATTGATTACACCCATCATAGGCGGTTACAAGGTAACTGACATCAAGGTAGTAGCTGCCTTTGATGTCTCAGTCAACAAGATAGGAAAAGATGTGGCTGAGGCGATATTTGAGAAGCCTAACATAACTCCTAGAATAGTTGAGATGGACAAGTTGGGAGTTGAGGTCTCTCCAGGTCCTGTATTGGATGGCGTTGCCCCACACATGATGAACGTGTTTAATCCCTCAAGCGAGGGGAAGATTGAGTCCGTTGTGGATGAACTGAAAAGTAGTGGAGCAGATCTGCTCGTCAACATGTTGCCAGTGGGTAGCGAGATGGCCTCGAGGGCATATGCGAGGGCATCACTTGAGGCCAGAATAGGGTTTGTTAACGCTATCCCCGTCTTCATAGCGAGTGACCCCACAGGTGAATTCCCAAGGAGGTTCAGAGAGCTTGGATTACCCATTGCTGGTGACGACGTGAAGGGACAAGTTGGCGCAACCATATTTCATAGGGCCATCACCTCGCTATTCAGATTAAGGGGGGTTAAGGTAGAGGAGACATATCAGCTAAACGTAGGAGGAAACACGGATTTCCTCAACATGAAGACTGAGGAGAGGCTCCACTCCAAGAGGATCAGCAAGACCAAGGCCGTAACGAGTACCCTTGATAATGAGCAGGAAATAGAGACCCAAGGAAGGATAAGGATAGGGCCCAGCGATTACGTTCCATTCCTGGGAAACACTAAGGTGGCATACATCTACGTTAACGGGTCTGGGTTTGCTGGAAGGCCAGTGAAGGTGGAGGCAACCCTAGAGGTTGACGATAAGGCTAACTGTGCCTCAGTACTGGTAGATGTAATAAGGGCAGTGAAGTTAGCCAAGGACAGGGGAATAGGAGGCCCCCTGAACGAGGTTTCTGCGTTCTACTTCAAACATCCACCTAAGCAGGCTAAGGATGATGAGGAGGCCTATCTTTGGTTTAAGAAATTCATTGAAATGTGA
- a CDS encoding acylphosphatase, protein MGLARLHAIVEGEVQGVGFRRYVQIHAVRLGLKGYAKNLPDGTVEVVAEGYEESIQQFLNYLWKGPPLALVTKVTHKLESYKGEFTSFDTY, encoded by the coding sequence GTGGGCTTAGCAAGGCTTCACGCAATAGTAGAGGGAGAAGTGCAAGGGGTAGGCTTCAGGAGGTATGTGCAAATTCACGCAGTTAGGCTTGGGCTAAAGGGCTATGCGAAGAACCTGCCAGACGGAACAGTTGAGGTTGTGGCCGAGGGTTATGAGGAATCCATTCAGCAATTTCTAAACTATTTGTGGAAAGGACCACCTCTGGCTCTTGTAACTAAGGTGACGCATAAACTCGAGAGCTATAAGGGTGAGTTTACTTCCTTCGACACGTATTAG